The following coding sequences are from one Lolium rigidum isolate FL_2022 chromosome 6, APGP_CSIRO_Lrig_0.1, whole genome shotgun sequence window:
- the LOC124665002 gene encoding 3-methyl-2-oxobutanoate hydroxymethyltransferase 1, mitochondrial — protein MATRQAFRRLARRMLSNVPESTVYGGPRPQEAAGARRVTVTTLRGKHRRGEPITVVTAYDYPSAVHVDSAGIDVCLVGDSAAMVVHGHDTTLPISLDVMLEHCRAVARGASRPLLVGDLPFGCYESSSTQAVDSAVRVLKEGGMDAIKLEGGAPSRISAAKAIVEAGIAVMGHVGLTPQAISVLGGFRPQGKTVDSAVKVVETALALQEAGCFSVVLECVPAPVAAAATSALKIPTIGIGAGPFCSGQVLVYHDLLGMMQHPHHAKVTPKFCKQFGNVGSVINKALSDYKQEVETRSFPGPSHTPYKITATDVDGFANALQKMGLGEAADAAAAAAENSENEGKPSENS, from the exons ATGGCGACGCGGCAGGCCTTCCGGCGCCTGGCGCGGCGGATGCTGAGCAACGTCCCGGAGTCGACCGTCTACGGCGGGCCGCGGCCGCAGGAGGCGGCGGGGGCGCGGCGCGTGACGGTGACGACCCTCCGCGGGAAGCACCGCCGCGGGGAGCCCATCACCGTCGTCACCGCCTACGACTACCCCTCCGCCGTCCACGTCGACTCCGCGGGCATCGACGTCTGCCTCGTCGGCGActccgccgccatggtcgtccacGGCCACGACACCACGCTCCCCATCTCGCTCGACGTCATGCTCGAGCACTGCCGCGCCGTGGCGCGGGGCGCGTCGCGCCCGCTCCTCGTCGGCGACCTCCCCTTCGGATGCTATGAGTCCTCTTCCACTCAG GCTGTTGACTCTGCGGTGAGGGTGTTAAAAGAAGGTGGAATGGATGCGATCAAGTTGGAAGGAGGGGCTCCATCGAGAATCAGTGCAGCCAAGGCTATCGTGGAGGCCGGAATTGCTGTTATGGGGCATGTTGGCCTCACGCCGCAGGCTATCAGTGTGCTTGGTGGGTTTCGGCCACAGGGGAAGACAGTCGATAGTGCTGTAAAG GTTGTAGAGACAGCACTTGCCTTGCAGGAGGCTGGCTGCTTCTCAGTTGTGTTGGAGTGTGTGCCAGCTCCGGTGGCAGCTGCTGCTACATCAGCATTGAAAATCCCAACGATTGGCATCGGTGCTGGACCATTCTGCAGTGGGCAG GTCTTAGTGTATCATGACTTGCTAGGGAtgatgcaacatccacatcacgcCAAG GTCACGCCAAAATTCTGCAAACAATTTGGCAATGTCGGGAGTGTAATTAACAAGGCACTCTCTGACTACAAGCAAGAAGTTGAAACACGGTCGTTCCCTGGCCCGAGTCACACCCCGTATAAAATCACTGCGACAGATGTTGATGGCTTCGCGAATGCGCTACAGAAGATGGGTTTGGGTGAAGCTGCTGATGCTGCAGCGGCTGCCGCTGAGAACTCGGAAAATGAAGGGAAACCGAGTGAAAACAGTTGA